One genomic window of Lytechinus variegatus isolate NC3 chromosome 1, Lvar_3.0, whole genome shotgun sequence includes the following:
- the LOC121431944 gene encoding uncharacterized protein LOC121431944: protein MPKVKAKKITTAGARKGDDTPKRRPGRPRGPRATSTPASVDLGLGGGNNGPGRSGPVVWIIGDSIVFWAHRRAKNNGEADLGLGTSVRWLGKRGLRIEGVSDWLDKMGRSEPKPSVVVLHVGTNDIEALSKKKLASLTYRLFDANKDKFQIVWSDILERVWYPAGCTGDQGKLDLKRRAANRYAKALAARFHGPVSEKKSNLNVKICEGKLNKPEEI, encoded by the exons ATGCCAAAGGTTAAGGCCAAGAAAATAACGACCGCAGGTGCGAGGAAGGGAGATGACACACCGAAGAGGAGGCCGGGTCGGCCGAGAGGTCCACGGGCGACGTCAACCCCCGCAAGTGTGGATCTGGGGCTGGGAGGCGGCAACAACGGGCCAGGAAGGAGCG GACCTGTGGTGTGGATCATAGGGGACTCGATAGTGTTTTGGGCACATCGCAGGGCGAAGAACAACGGCGAGGCTGACCTTGGACTTGGAACGTCGGTCCGCTGGTTGGGGAAAAGGGGGCTACGAATTGAAGGGGTAAGCGATTGGTTAGATAAGATGGGTCGGAGTGAACCAAAGCCTTCAGTAGTAGTATTGCATGTAGGAACGAATGACATTGAGGCACTGTCCAAGAAGAAGCTGGCTAGTTTGACGTATAGACTTTTTGACGCCAATaaggacaaatttcaaatagtgtggtcggacattttggagagggtttggtaccccgctggctgtacaggagatcaaggtaaattggacttaaagagaagggcggccaataggtacgccaaggctttagctgcaagatttcatg GGCctgtttcagaaaaaaaatcaaatctaaatgTCAAAATATGTGAAGGCAAATTGAACAAACCAGAAGAGATATAA